One part of the Sporosarcina ureae genome encodes these proteins:
- a CDS encoding choline/carnitine O-acyltransferase has translation MKEIIIINKTFAYKNELPSLPIPPLTSTRERLLEWVEPFLNDKQLAETTEVVNDFFKVDGDAEKLQKKLCELDAEIEGSWLKPLWDDMYLTFRDPLPTGMHFNILLDNKNHENRYTRAELAGKVSRLVTELYHLIIDGEVAPVVKNGVPQDMSQYKKFFKSIRIPRVERDEFRLAAFEKRNNHVIILYKRNVYKVNVTNSEGEMYQSSEIAHAIERTFQEEQSEGANVGIFTTAKRDEAAKIYDQLTVSKVNANHLQAIADSLIVLSMDEESSSSEEAIENLMLNGTNKYFDKTIQVILTNKGELGYSIEHSSVDGTTIFAVISYVNEGLESDEPEKIYTTEPTLMEKQQWELSAEMEKSLMKFEKENARIKKEFSIKTTIFNSFGSDEIKTMNISPDAFFHMALQIAQYRTFGVFRSVYEPVSVRAFYEGRTECARATSMEKIDLVKALENGEESHEVLYDLMQKASAAHTDRIIRCRKGFGVERHMYGLEQMYKLHGEDLGMTDRPALFSDTGYLTMRHDFISTSGMAYDNVKYRIFGPVVEGGFGLAYILLDQSISINISSSADEAHHAQELTNHLEDAFLELRQIVDRIL, from the coding sequence ATGAAGGAGATAATTATTATAAACAAGACATTTGCTTACAAAAATGAATTACCATCTTTACCAATACCGCCATTGACGAGTACAAGAGAGCGACTTCTTGAATGGGTTGAACCATTTTTAAACGATAAACAACTTGCAGAAACTACTGAGGTTGTGAACGATTTCTTCAAAGTAGATGGAGACGCAGAAAAACTTCAAAAAAAATTGTGCGAATTGGATGCCGAAATTGAAGGGAGTTGGCTAAAGCCTTTATGGGATGATATGTATTTAACATTCCGTGATCCATTACCAACGGGCATGCATTTCAATATTTTATTGGATAATAAAAACCATGAAAATCGATATACGCGTGCGGAACTTGCCGGAAAGGTAAGCCGTTTAGTCACGGAATTATATCATTTAATCATTGATGGCGAAGTAGCGCCCGTCGTAAAAAATGGTGTGCCCCAAGATATGAGTCAATATAAGAAGTTTTTCAAGTCCATTCGCATACCGAGAGTAGAAAGAGATGAATTTAGACTAGCGGCATTTGAGAAAAGAAATAACCATGTCATTATTTTATATAAGAGAAATGTGTATAAAGTGAATGTAACAAATAGTGAAGGTGAAATGTATCAAAGCAGTGAAATCGCACATGCTATTGAGCGAACTTTTCAAGAAGAGCAAAGTGAAGGCGCCAACGTAGGGATTTTTACAACTGCGAAAAGAGACGAAGCTGCGAAGATATATGATCAACTCACTGTATCTAAAGTGAATGCGAATCATCTACAAGCGATAGCGGATTCTTTAATTGTCCTATCTATGGATGAAGAAAGTAGTAGTTCCGAAGAAGCGATTGAGAATTTAATGTTAAATGGAACGAATAAATACTTTGATAAAACCATCCAAGTGATCCTCACTAATAAAGGTGAATTGGGTTATAGCATCGAGCACTCTTCGGTTGATGGTACGACGATATTTGCTGTCATTAGCTATGTAAATGAAGGTCTGGAAAGTGATGAGCCTGAAAAAATATATACGACTGAACCTACTCTAATGGAAAAACAACAATGGGAATTATCTGCGGAGATGGAGAAGTCATTAATGAAATTTGAAAAAGAGAATGCAAGAATCAAAAAAGAGTTCTCTATTAAAACGACAATCTTCAACAGCTTTGGTTCAGATGAAATCAAAACCATGAATATTAGTCCGGACGCGTTTTTTCATATGGCCTTACAAATTGCACAGTACAGAACGTTTGGCGTATTTAGAAGCGTTTATGAACCCGTTTCAGTTCGTGCATTTTATGAGGGAAGAACAGAATGTGCAAGAGCGACCAGTATGGAAAAGATCGACTTGGTGAAAGCGCTAGAAAATGGTGAAGAGAGTCATGAAGTGTTGTATGACTTGATGCAAAAGGCGAGTGCGGCCCATACAGATCGAATCATCAGGTGCCGTAAAGGATTCGGTGTTGAAAGGCATATGTACGGCCTAGAGCAAATGTATAAGTTGCACGGGGAAGACCTCGGTATGACGGATAGACCTGCACTCTTTAGCGACACTGGTTATTTGACAATGCGTCATGATTTTATTTCGACAAGTGGTATGGCGTATGACAATGTAAAGTATCGGATATTCGGACCAGTCGTTGAAGGTGGTTTTGGACTCGCTTATATTTTATTGGATCAATCGATTTCTATTAATATCTCCTCCAGTGCGGATGAAGCACATCATGCGCAAGAGTTAACAAATCATTTGGAAGATGCATTTTTAGAATTACGACAGATTGTGGACCGTATTCTTTAA
- a CDS encoding type 1 glutamine amidotransferase, translated as MKVCILQHEGLVAPGFVKEWVISRCHEMQIIRVDCGQEYPPIENFEMLIILGGQAGAYEEQEYPWLIREKKWIRSVADSGKPIFGICLGAQLLASVYGKSVRKAKYKEIGWWKISFVENSESHVLLEGLPNEIPFFQFHQDTFDLPEDAVLQADNEAFDNQAFTIGRSILGVQFHPEIDNEYLQRILDKFGDSFEKGRYTQTSQEIANKETCQQSKKYLFQILDNFERLIDQENTSSIKNNMSM; from the coding sequence ATGAAAGTTTGTATCTTACAGCACGAAGGTTTAGTTGCACCTGGTTTTGTAAAGGAATGGGTGATCAGCCGATGTCATGAAATGCAAATTATTCGTGTAGACTGTGGGCAAGAGTATCCCCCAATCGAAAACTTTGAAATGCTAATTATATTAGGCGGTCAAGCGGGCGCGTATGAAGAACAAGAGTATCCCTGGTTAATAAGAGAGAAGAAATGGATTCGCAGTGTAGCGGACAGTGGAAAACCGATCTTTGGAATATGTTTAGGGGCCCAACTACTTGCTAGTGTGTATGGAAAATCTGTAAGAAAAGCCAAGTATAAAGAAATAGGTTGGTGGAAGATTTCTTTTGTTGAAAACAGCGAGTCTCATGTTTTACTAGAAGGCTTGCCGAACGAAATTCCATTTTTTCAGTTTCATCAAGATACATTTGATCTGCCTGAAGACGCTGTACTTCAAGCAGACAATGAAGCATTCGATAATCAAGCATTTACAATAGGACGTTCTATTCTCGGAGTTCAATTTCACCCCGAAATTGATAATGAATATCTACAGCGTATACTAGATAAGTTTGGTGACTCCTTCGAAAAAGGTCGCTATACACAAACATCTCAGGAAATAGCCAATAAAGAAACTTGTCAGCAAAGCAAAAAATATCTATTTCAGATCTTGGATAACTTTGAACGTTTAATTGACCAGGAAAATACCAGCTCCATAAAAAATAACATGTCAATGTAA
- a CDS encoding SH3 domain-containing protein, protein MRKVMSALLLLALIFSSAIPSEAIAATKTVMYVNAKSDVILRDKPAHNAEKLGTIKNHGQVIMLSSSKCWSYIQAG, encoded by the coding sequence ATGAGAAAAGTTATGTCAGCTTTATTATTACTAGCTTTAATTTTTTCTTCCGCTATTCCGTCAGAAGCCATTGCAGCAACAAAGACAGTTATGTATGTAAATGCTAAAAGCGATGTTATTCTGCGCGACAAACCAGCACACAATGCAGAGAAGTTAGGAACTATTAAAAATCACGGCCAAGTCATTATGTTATCTTCATCAAAGTGTTGGTCCTATATTCAGGCAGGATAG
- a CDS encoding MarR family winged helix-turn-helix transcriptional regulator has protein sequence MKKDFSTLDKQLCFAVYETAGEFTKLYASVLKSFGLTYPQYLVLLALWEHDEITMKELGEQVGLGTGTLTPMISRMQEKGWLRKERSVEDERKVYVKLEKKAYDEKNSIIERVNEEIQLCNIGLSEYEELMVRLNELQGKLKERTRL, from the coding sequence ATGAAAAAAGACTTTTCTACACTAGATAAACAGCTCTGTTTTGCGGTTTATGAAACGGCTGGAGAGTTCACCAAGTTATACGCCAGTGTCTTAAAATCATTCGGACTTACGTATCCTCAATACCTAGTGCTGCTCGCGTTATGGGAACATGACGAAATCACGATGAAAGAGCTCGGCGAACAAGTAGGCCTAGGCACAGGGACGCTCACACCGATGATTTCCCGTATGCAGGAAAAAGGTTGGCTACGCAAAGAACGTTCAGTAGAAGACGAACGTAAAGTTTATGTCAAGTTAGAGAAAAAAGCATACGACGAGAAAAACTCTATTATTGAACGAGTTAATGAGGAAATTCAATTGTGTAATATTGGGTTAAGTGAGTATGAAGAGCTTATGGTTCGATTAAATGAGTTGCAGGGGAAGTTGAAAGAGCGTACGAGGTTGTGA
- a CDS encoding YfcC family protein codes for MVKEEVRLVKENEVKSEKKKFSLPHIFVILFMIIILASLASYIVPAGEYERVTMEDGREVIDPNTFELVERTPVGLFDFMFAVPTGLIETAEIIFGVLMIGGMFAVIERTGIISIGVGKLAHMFSNRGLWVIPILMIPFAIITTFTGQVELSLIYLPAILPLMLKLGFDKVTAAGTVLVATISGFTVALTSPANLGVSQTVSQLPLYSGMGYRIIILATILLVGIVFVVRYAKKVRSHPELSITYDASDLTQNAAMLDTDQQKATTRQKLASVVVLIAFGVLLWGLFEHGWYFRELSGLYIMTGIIVGLVGGLGVSQISESFIEGFKNILLGALIVGVARGVAVVLNDGNIMDTITYAAGNLVAAMPSSVTATIMLVVQGLLNFLIPSGSGQAMVTMPIMSGLADLSGVSRQTAVLAFLFGDGFSNIFYPTSGYFMAALAIVGIQWSKWVKFIWPLLLIWYGLAIAFLFIAQFINYS; via the coding sequence ATGGTGAAAGAGGAGGTACGTTTAGTGAAAGAAAATGAAGTGAAAAGTGAAAAGAAGAAATTTTCGCTGCCTCATATTTTCGTTATCCTGTTTATGATTATAATCTTGGCTTCTCTAGCCAGTTATATCGTGCCTGCAGGTGAGTACGAACGTGTGACGATGGAAGACGGTAGGGAGGTTATTGATCCCAATACGTTTGAATTGGTTGAAAGGACACCGGTTGGTCTATTTGATTTTATGTTTGCGGTTCCAACGGGCTTGATTGAGACAGCAGAAATTATTTTTGGAGTTCTTATGATTGGCGGTATGTTCGCGGTCATTGAACGAACTGGAATAATTAGTATCGGTGTTGGGAAATTAGCACATATGTTTTCAAATAGGGGACTATGGGTGATCCCGATATTGATGATCCCTTTTGCAATTATTACTACGTTTACGGGTCAAGTTGAATTATCCTTAATCTACTTGCCTGCTATTTTACCCCTCATGCTGAAACTCGGTTTTGATAAAGTTACAGCAGCAGGAACAGTGCTTGTGGCTACGATCTCTGGATTTACTGTTGCACTCACATCTCCTGCAAACTTAGGTGTTTCCCAGACGGTATCTCAACTTCCGTTATACTCTGGAATGGGTTACCGAATTATTATTCTGGCTACTATACTCTTAGTTGGAATAGTATTCGTCGTTCGATACGCTAAAAAGGTGCGGAGTCATCCCGAGTTAAGTATTACATATGATGCGTCTGATTTAACGCAGAATGCAGCAATGCTGGACACGGATCAGCAAAAAGCAACAACTAGGCAAAAACTTGCTTCTGTTGTGGTGTTGATTGCGTTTGGTGTGTTACTTTGGGGCTTGTTCGAACACGGCTGGTATTTCCGGGAACTATCTGGTTTATATATTATGACCGGAATTATTGTGGGTCTTGTTGGAGGTCTCGGAGTATCTCAGATTTCGGAATCCTTTATTGAAGGATTTAAAAATATCCTCTTAGGGGCGTTAATCGTTGGCGTAGCACGTGGAGTCGCGGTTGTGCTAAATGACGGAAATATTATGGATACTATTACGTATGCAGCTGGGAATCTAGTAGCAGCAATGCCAAGTAGTGTTACGGCTACGATCATGTTAGTGGTCCAAGGATTACTGAACTTCCTAATTCCGTCGGGAAGTGGACAAGCGATGGTTACTATGCCCATTATGTCTGGGCTTGCGGACTTGTCAGGTGTTTCTAGGCAAACAGCAGTACTTGCCTTCTTATTCGGAGATGGTTTCTCGAACATTTTCTATCCGACGTCCGGATACTTTATGGCAGCTTTAGCAATTGTGGGAATCCAGTGGAGCAAATGGGTGAAATTCATTTGGCCGCTTCTCTTAATCTGGTATGGGCTAGCTATTGCATTCCTATTCATTGCGCAATTTATTAACTATTCTTAA
- a CDS encoding glutathione peroxidase: MVSVYDFEVKKTDGEILSLKEYEGKPLVIVNTASKCGFAPQFGGLQSLYEQYKDDGLMVVGFPCDQFNDQEFDNIDQTTEFCQLNYGVSFPMMAKVNVNGDEADPLFDYLTTEKSGLLSKKIKWNFTKFLVDRNGHVVKRYAPQTDPAKLADDVEKLL, translated from the coding sequence TTGGTATCGGTATACGATTTTGAAGTTAAAAAAACGGATGGCGAGATCTTGTCTTTGAAAGAGTATGAAGGAAAGCCTTTAGTTATCGTCAACACAGCTAGTAAATGTGGCTTCGCTCCACAGTTCGGTGGTTTACAATCGCTATATGAACAATATAAAGACGATGGCCTGATGGTAGTCGGTTTTCCTTGCGATCAATTCAATGACCAGGAATTTGATAATATTGATCAAACAACTGAATTCTGCCAACTGAACTATGGTGTTTCATTCCCAATGATGGCAAAAGTGAACGTAAACGGCGATGAAGCAGACCCGTTATTCGATTACCTGACAACAGAGAAAAGCGGACTGCTCTCGAAGAAAATCAAGTGGAATTTCACAAAGTTCCTAGTAGATCGTAACGGACACGTCGTGAAGCGATACGCACCCCAAACCGATCCTGCAAAGCTGGCGGACGATGTGGAAAAGCTATTATGA
- a CDS encoding CoA transferase subunit A encodes MTKLKKSASEALELIKSGDTILVGGFGLIGAPLTLIEALTQKDLNDLTIVSNNLGESGKGLGILLNQGKIKKAIGSYFTSNRDVGDMYQEDKLELELLPQGTLAESIRVGGAGLGGYYTMTGVGTDLAKGKEERVIDGVRYIFEKPIRGDVAIVRAHKADTLGNLVYYKTARNFNPLMATAAKKVIVEVDEIVEPGELDPEAIITPHLFVHAIIQAKQVLTKEGVVAK; translated from the coding sequence ATGACAAAATTAAAAAAGAGTGCATCCGAAGCACTTGAACTTATTAAATCAGGCGATACAATTCTAGTCGGAGGATTTGGATTAATTGGTGCACCTCTAACACTTATTGAGGCATTGACACAAAAAGACCTGAATGATCTTACAATTGTCAGCAATAACCTTGGAGAGTCTGGAAAAGGTTTAGGAATCTTATTAAACCAAGGAAAAATAAAAAAGGCAATTGGATCCTACTTCACTAGTAATCGCGATGTCGGGGATATGTATCAAGAAGATAAGCTAGAGCTAGAACTGTTACCACAGGGAACGTTAGCTGAATCTATACGCGTAGGCGGAGCAGGTCTTGGAGGATATTATACTATGACAGGCGTTGGCACGGATCTTGCTAAAGGTAAAGAAGAACGTGTAATTGATGGTGTACGTTATATCTTTGAGAAACCTATACGCGGTGATGTAGCAATTGTACGAGCACACAAAGCTGACACTTTAGGGAATCTTGTATACTACAAAACAGCACGTAACTTCAATCCACTGATGGCTACGGCAGCGAAAAAGGTCATAGTTGAGGTAGATGAGATTGTCGAGCCCGGTGAACTAGATCCTGAAGCTATTATCACACCACACTTATTTGTTCACGCAATTATTCAAGCAAAGCAAGTGCTAACAAAAGAAGGAGTGGTCGCAAAATGA
- a CDS encoding 3-oxoacid CoA-transferase subunit B, producing MRTAMSRKEIQHMIAERVAKELEGPIVVNLGIGIPTLIDQYIHDKSVSLHTENGLLGVTDINEDDIDPNLVNAGKLPIGEAVGAAYFNSSESFSMIRGGHVDVAILGALQVDETGIIANWAVPGKNIMGVGGAMDLLVGAKKVFVTMSHTSKDGSSKLLKKCTYPITSTRSVDLIFTELAVFKVTERHELKLVELMPGVSINEVRAKTEAIFLE from the coding sequence ATGAGAACAGCTATGTCTAGAAAAGAAATTCAGCATATGATTGCAGAGCGAGTAGCGAAAGAGTTAGAGGGTCCAATAGTGGTTAATCTTGGTATTGGAATTCCAACATTAATTGATCAGTATATACATGATAAAAGTGTTTCTCTTCACACAGAAAACGGGCTTCTAGGTGTAACAGATATTAATGAAGATGATATTGACCCGAATCTTGTAAATGCGGGTAAACTTCCAATAGGAGAAGCTGTAGGAGCTGCTTACTTTAATAGTTCTGAATCATTCTCTATGATTCGCGGCGGACATGTAGATGTAGCCATACTGGGAGCCCTACAGGTTGACGAAACAGGTATTATAGCCAATTGGGCGGTACCTGGAAAGAATATCATGGGAGTTGGAGGTGCAATGGACTTGCTCGTAGGAGCAAAGAAGGTATTTGTCACGATGAGTCATACATCAAAGGATGGATCATCCAAACTTCTGAAAAAATGTACTTATCCGATTACCTCTACTCGAAGTGTAGATTTGATTTTTACAGAACTAGCAGTCTTTAAAGTAACTGAGCGTCATGAGTTGAAATTAGTAGAGCTAATGCCAGGCGTCTCAATCAATGAAGTAAGAGCTAAGACCGAAGCAATATTTCTCGAATAA
- a CDS encoding transglycosylase domain-containing protein, with amino-acid sequence MKRSEYKALQHKKAPKKKRSLKNKIIRFVWISALLAVLSVLLVLNIFITFSDVSKLEEPAPRSTVIYDTDGEVISKVSNSNIEGVSIDQIPNTLIEAVVSVEDQRFYKHHGINYFRMGRALVENAFKGKIVAGGSTITQQLAKNVFLTQERTYSRKFKELILAKKIERVYSKEEIMERYLNQIYFGDGAWGVQRAAQTYFGKDVSELTLSESATIAGIIKAPSHLAPTKDIEKSVKRRNLVLSLMLSEQYSSQQEYDEAVGQKLALAESTVPDYKVNYPYYIDRVVDEAVTMYDLTRNEVLSGGLHITTEINSTVQNALEDVYADDRYFPKSTPDQLLQSASVFLNPKTGGILALVGGRGEYTQGRFNNATDLIRQPGSALKPLAVYTPALEQGYHMSDLLVDEPIDMDGYSPKNFDQQYRGEVTMYDALAQSYNIPPVWLLDEIGIKNGVQAVEQFGISLEKNDRTLGLALGGMDKGTSPLRMAQAFSAFANDGVMEEAHAITEIKDSEGKVLGKWQGESVQVTDAEVAQQMTYMLQGAVNEGTAKKAQVSGVDVAGKTGTTQLPIEGVDGSKDHWFVGYTPDIAGAVWLGYDKTDADHYLTSTSSFTAPPIFAQVVSKSASELTAKEFDLSLIDEEIKELKKQKKKTKEEREKKEKKIEKDQKKKEFWKGIEEWGRKWFTGKEE; translated from the coding sequence ATGAAAAGATCCGAGTATAAGGCATTACAACATAAAAAAGCACCTAAAAAGAAAAGAAGCCTGAAGAACAAGATCATCCGTTTCGTATGGATCAGTGCACTGCTTGCCGTTCTTAGCGTACTACTCGTACTGAATATCTTCATCACATTCAGTGACGTAAGTAAACTCGAAGAACCTGCACCCAGATCGACAGTGATTTACGATACGGACGGTGAAGTGATCAGTAAGGTTTCGAATTCGAATATTGAAGGTGTATCGATCGACCAAATTCCGAATACGTTGATCGAAGCCGTCGTATCTGTGGAAGATCAACGATTCTACAAACATCACGGTATTAATTATTTCAGGATGGGACGCGCCTTAGTCGAGAACGCGTTCAAAGGTAAAATCGTGGCAGGGGGGAGTACGATTACGCAGCAGCTTGCGAAAAATGTATTTTTGACGCAAGAGCGTACGTATTCGCGTAAATTCAAAGAACTGATCCTCGCAAAGAAGATTGAACGAGTGTATTCGAAAGAGGAAATCATGGAACGTTACCTGAACCAAATCTATTTCGGTGACGGGGCATGGGGCGTTCAACGAGCAGCGCAGACCTATTTCGGTAAAGATGTTAGCGAATTGACGTTAAGTGAATCTGCGACAATTGCGGGCATCATTAAAGCTCCGTCGCATTTAGCGCCTACGAAAGATATAGAAAAGTCGGTGAAACGGCGCAATCTCGTGTTGTCGTTGATGCTGAGTGAACAGTATAGCAGTCAGCAAGAATACGATGAAGCGGTCGGGCAGAAACTGGCATTGGCTGAATCGACAGTTCCAGATTATAAAGTGAACTATCCGTATTATATCGACCGTGTAGTGGACGAGGCGGTCACTATGTACGATTTGACGAGAAATGAAGTGCTGTCCGGCGGGTTGCATATTACGACAGAAATCAATTCGACGGTCCAAAATGCGCTAGAAGACGTATATGCGGATGATAGATATTTTCCTAAGAGCACGCCAGATCAGCTTTTGCAGAGTGCCTCTGTTTTCTTGAACCCTAAAACAGGTGGAATCCTAGCGTTAGTCGGTGGAAGAGGAGAATATACGCAGGGACGCTTCAATAATGCGACTGACCTCATACGGCAGCCTGGATCTGCGTTGAAGCCGCTTGCCGTCTATACTCCGGCACTTGAGCAAGGCTATCATATGTCAGATTTGCTTGTGGATGAACCGATTGATATGGATGGGTACTCTCCGAAAAACTTTGATCAGCAATATAGAGGAGAAGTGACGATGTACGATGCACTCGCGCAATCGTATAATATCCCTCCTGTTTGGTTGTTGGATGAGATCGGCATCAAAAATGGCGTGCAGGCGGTTGAGCAGTTCGGGATTTCATTAGAAAAAAATGACCGTACGCTTGGATTAGCGCTCGGAGGAATGGACAAAGGTACGTCTCCTTTGCGGATGGCTCAAGCGTTTTCTGCGTTTGCGAATGATGGTGTGATGGAGGAAGCGCATGCGATCACCGAAATTAAAGATTCGGAAGGAAAAGTGCTTGGGAAGTGGCAGGGTGAGTCTGTACAAGTGACAGATGCAGAAGTTGCCCAGCAAATGACCTATATGCTGCAAGGGGCTGTAAATGAAGGCACTGCCAAAAAAGCACAAGTTTCCGGTGTGGACGTGGCGGGAAAGACGGGCACCACGCAGCTCCCGATTGAAGGAGTGGACGGTTCAAAAGATCATTGGTTCGTTGGCTATACACCGGATATTGCCGGTGCGGTATGGCTTGGATATGATAAAACAGACGCCGACCATTATTTAACATCTACCAGCAGCTTTACTGCACCACCCATTTTCGCACAAGTTGTTTCAAAATCAGCTAGTGAATTAACAGCAAAGGAATTTGATTTGTCGTTAATTGATGAAGAAATCAAAGAGCTGAAGAAGCAGAAGAAAAAGACGAAGGAAGAAAGGGAAAAGAAAGAGAAGAAAATAGAGAAGGATCAGAAGAAGAAAGAGTTTTGGAAAGGGATTGAAGAGTGGGGGCGGAAGTGGTTTACAGGTAAAGAAGAGTGA
- a CDS encoding thiolase family protein, with the protein MNDVVIIDSVRTAIGKLGGSLGAIQANHLAAHVIETIIERTGIKKDIVEEVIFGQAKQSADESNIARYALLRAGLPTSIPGYTVHRQCGSGVQAINSAAQQIGAGLSDVIIAGGAESMSTAPYYVNDVRLGVKAGNTILKDPNTESQPGSQPTEQYGVLNMGTTAENLAEKYNITREEQDEFSLLSQTRASEAIQTRRFEEQITPYTIKNRKQTIDFKVDEHPRKTSIEKLAALKPVFKEGGTVTAGSSSGRNDGAAAILLMSAEAAKKYNLAPKARIVSQASAGCDPEVMGIGPVEATKKALKLANLEVSDLDVIELNEAFAAQALACIKELELDIAKVNPNGGAIALGHPVGATGTILITKVLHELERTGGQYGLVTLCIAGGMGIATIVENLNR; encoded by the coding sequence ATGAATGATGTAGTTATCATAGATTCAGTAAGGACGGCAATCGGTAAACTAGGAGGATCACTAGGTGCTATTCAAGCAAATCATCTAGCAGCACATGTAATTGAGACAATTATTGAACGAACAGGGATAAAGAAGGATATAGTGGAAGAAGTAATTTTTGGACAAGCTAAACAAAGTGCAGATGAGTCCAATATAGCTCGCTATGCATTGTTGAGAGCTGGGCTTCCTACGAGTATTCCAGGATACACAGTCCATCGCCAATGCGGTTCTGGAGTACAAGCAATTAACTCTGCCGCACAACAAATTGGTGCTGGTCTTAGTGATGTGATTATCGCAGGTGGAGCAGAATCGATGAGCACAGCCCCTTATTATGTAAATGACGTACGACTTGGTGTAAAAGCTGGAAATACTATTTTAAAAGATCCAAACACTGAAAGTCAACCAGGTTCACAACCCACTGAGCAATATGGAGTTTTAAATATGGGTACTACTGCGGAAAACCTTGCCGAAAAATATAACATTACACGCGAAGAACAAGATGAGTTTTCGTTACTTAGCCAAACACGAGCCTCAGAAGCTATTCAAACAAGACGATTTGAAGAGCAGATCACCCCCTATACAATAAAGAATAGAAAACAAACAATAGACTTTAAAGTAGATGAGCATCCTAGGAAGACTAGCATAGAAAAACTAGCGGCTCTTAAGCCTGTATTTAAAGAAGGTGGTACTGTCACTGCCGGTAGTTCAAGTGGAAGAAATGATGGGGCGGCTGCGATATTGCTAATGAGCGCAGAAGCAGCTAAGAAGTACAACCTAGCCCCTAAAGCACGTATTGTATCGCAAGCTTCTGCAGGATGTGATCCTGAAGTGATGGGTATTGGACCAGTAGAAGCTACAAAAAAGGCATTAAAATTAGCTAATCTGGAAGTTAGTGATCTAGATGTCATAGAGTTAAACGAAGCATTTGCTGCTCAAGCATTAGCCTGTATAAAGGAATTAGAGTTGGATATAGCCAAAGTGAATCCAAACGGTGGAGCGATTGCTCTTGGTCATCCAGTAGGTGCTACTGGTACTATTCTGATAACTAAGGTGTTGCATGAGTTAGAGCGTACTGGAGGTCAATATGGGCTAGTTACGCTTTGCATCGCTGGTGGTATGGGGATTGCTACCATTGTAGAGAATCTTAATAGATAA